A window from Suncus etruscus isolate mSunEtr1 chromosome 18, mSunEtr1.pri.cur, whole genome shotgun sequence encodes these proteins:
- the LOC125995739 gene encoding LOW QUALITY PROTEIN: DNA-directed RNA polymerase III subunit RPC9-like (The sequence of the model RefSeq protein was modified relative to this genomic sequence to represent the inferred CDS: inserted 1 base in 1 codon; substituted 1 base at 1 genomic stop codon) → METLPTQFTSRKEKNFKYMSKTLGRHQSPEIVTEFLIAMKNHKLTKTEKPQLLIHRPVTSMKIQLMVEXEERTTEEXIEALFHTFISIMPVALEVEQKSTNSDITADEEDQV, encoded by the exons ATGGAAACATTGCCAA CTCAGTTTACATCCCGtaaagaaaagaactttaaataCATGTCAAAAACATTAGGAAGGCACCAGAGTCCTGAGATTGTCACAGAATTTCTCATAGCAATGAAAAATCACAAGTTAACCAAAACTGAAAAACCTCAGCTGCTCATTCACAGGCCTGTAACTTCAATGAAAATCCAGCTGATGGTGG GTGAAGAAAGGACCACAGAGGAATAGATTGAAGCTCTCTTTCATACTTTCATAAGCATCATGCCTGTAGCACTAGAGGTCGAGCAGAAAAGTACCAACAGTGACATTACAGCAGATGAAGAGGACCAAGTGTAG